A single Pseudodesulfovibrio aespoeensis Aspo-2 DNA region contains:
- a CDS encoding metallophosphoesterase encodes MFGTILLTAAALMVGYIFWRMGGLPLFDRISWPIRLGLCVLSWVSVWLGRAFCHGRDEQWASVIELAGMNLLVVIFLTFVLLLFVDIITGFGFFMPRMTPKLRGAAFLAGLLLSGLAMVQGLRSPVITEYEVALPELPLDIDGMVIAGLSDLHIGSQQDTDWLKARIEQTMSMQPDMIVLLGDIFEGHSLNYDGLLPVLRTLRAPFGVFAVQGNHEQYGREGNPMQLMADAGFNVLLNKWESPASGLIIAGVEDLTIHSRMAATADPITETLSDRPAGSTVLLSHTPLRTAEAAAQGVGLMLSGHTHAGQVWPFGYLVRLRYPLLEGRHEVDSMTVIICRGTGIWGPRMRLWRPSEILRVTLRSK; translated from the coding sequence ATGTTCGGAACTATCCTTCTGACTGCGGCTGCCCTAATGGTTGGGTACATCTTCTGGCGCATGGGGGGCCTCCCCCTGTTCGACCGCATTTCCTGGCCGATACGCTTGGGCCTCTGTGTCCTGTCCTGGGTCTCCGTCTGGTTGGGCAGAGCGTTTTGTCATGGCCGCGATGAACAATGGGCTTCGGTCATTGAACTTGCTGGAATGAACCTGTTAGTCGTCATTTTTCTCACGTTCGTCCTGCTGCTGTTCGTAGACATCATCACCGGATTCGGTTTTTTCATGCCACGCATGACACCCAAGCTGCGGGGGGCGGCGTTCTTGGCCGGACTGCTCCTGTCGGGATTGGCCATGGTGCAAGGGCTACGTTCGCCTGTAATCACGGAGTACGAGGTAGCCCTGCCCGAATTACCGCTCGACATCGACGGTATGGTCATTGCCGGACTGTCGGACCTTCATATCGGCTCCCAACAGGACACGGACTGGCTCAAAGCTCGCATAGAGCAAACCATGTCCATGCAGCCGGACATGATCGTGCTGCTCGGGGACATCTTCGAGGGACACAGCCTAAACTATGACGGATTGCTGCCCGTGCTACGCACCCTTCGCGCACCGTTTGGTGTCTTTGCGGTTCAGGGCAACCACGAGCAATATGGCCGTGAGGGGAATCCCATGCAGCTCATGGCTGATGCCGGATTCAATGTGCTGCTCAACAAGTGGGAGTCCCCGGCATCGGGGCTGATCATAGCCGGAGTGGAGGATCTAACCATCCACTCACGCATGGCAGCAACCGCAGACCCCATAACCGAAACATTGTCAGACCGTCCTGCCGGGTCCACCGTTCTGCTGTCGCACACCCCACTACGCACCGCAGAGGCGGCTGCACAAGGCGTCGGACTGATGCTAAGCGGCCATACCCACGCAGGGCAAGTTTGGCCTTTCGGTTATCTGGTGCGGCTGCGCTACCCACTGCTGGAAGGACGTCACGAGGTCGACTCGATGACAGTCATCATCTGCCGGGGAACCGGCATTTGGGGGCCGCGCATGCGTCTGTGGAGGCCAAGCGAAATCCTGCGGGTCACCTTACGGTCGAAATAA
- a CDS encoding substrate-binding periplasmic protein, producing MMKPFLLGALLCVILGFSPALAGADPLPIAFEDYPPYEYEENGQARGINIELIREAFRRMGMTPVFELRPWKRALLELRTGDILALSSGFKTPEREAFACFPPEPLAEEVNVIAVPQESALRITSLDDLRGLSVGVVRDYTYGPEFDSLRSFRRIEANTSQQLLDMLLNGRMDAALGNRAVFEHQIRKMGQVGQLRYVYEIGRGPLYLFFSRARGNREAEALARDFGQAVRAMRDDGTFDAIQGKY from the coding sequence ATGATGAAACCGTTTTTGCTCGGCGCGCTGCTCTGCGTCATCCTGGGGTTTTCCCCGGCGCTGGCCGGGGCGGACCCGCTTCCCATCGCCTTCGAGGATTATCCTCCCTACGAATATGAGGAAAACGGACAGGCCAGGGGGATCAACATCGAGCTCATCCGCGAGGCATTCCGGCGCATGGGCATGACGCCCGTCTTCGAGCTGCGGCCCTGGAAGCGCGCCCTGCTGGAGCTTCGGACCGGCGACATCCTGGCCCTGTCCTCGGGCTTCAAGACCCCGGAGCGCGAGGCGTTCGCCTGTTTTCCGCCCGAGCCGCTGGCCGAGGAGGTCAATGTCATCGCCGTTCCGCAGGAGAGCGCGCTTCGGATCACCTCCCTGGACGACCTGCGCGGACTGTCCGTGGGCGTGGTGCGCGACTACACCTACGGGCCGGAGTTCGACTCCCTGCGCTCCTTCCGCCGGATCGAGGCCAACACCAGCCAGCAGCTGCTCGACATGCTTCTCAACGGGCGCATGGATGCGGCCCTGGGCAACCGGGCCGTGTTCGAGCATCAGATCCGCAAGATGGGCCAGGTCGGCCAGCTCCGATATGTATATGAAATAGGCCGGGGGCCGCTCTATCTCTTTTTTTCCCGAGCCAGAGGAAACAGGGAGGCCGAGGCCCTGGCCCGCGATTTCGGCCAAGCGGTCCGGGCCATGCGCGACGACGGCACCTTTGACGCCATCCAGGGGAAATATTGA
- a CDS encoding diheme cytochrome c, with product MNKISMLLDEKKGETMCKSKLLVGLIMITCFLSSIVALADDHNDRRKHRKDHHDREEVEDAVPSPKNELYLSVCGSCHMAYPPGLLNSASWAALIQGASEHFGEDLSLDTKDAEELETYLTSGASENVQGELARDISRDLGNRIVKRITEIPEIRKEHHELSASVFSRTSIGGLSNCIACHKRADVGVFDDDEVSIPRE from the coding sequence TTGAATAAAATCAGTATGTTGCTTGATGAAAAAAAAGGGGAAACCATGTGTAAGTCAAAGCTCTTGGTGGGACTCATAATGATTACTTGTTTTCTATCGAGTATTGTTGCCTTGGCAGATGACCATAATGATCGTCGTAAACACCGTAAAGACCACCACGATCGAGAGGAGGTAGAAGATGCCGTGCCCAGCCCTAAAAATGAGCTCTACCTATCGGTTTGCGGTTCATGCCACATGGCCTATCCGCCGGGGTTGCTAAATTCGGCCTCGTGGGCTGCTTTGATTCAGGGGGCGAGTGAGCATTTCGGCGAAGATCTTAGTTTAGACACCAAGGATGCCGAAGAGCTCGAAACCTATCTTACATCAGGGGCATCTGAAAACGTTCAAGGAGAATTAGCTAGGGATATTTCCCGGGATTTGGGGAATCGGATTGTAAAGCGCATCACCGAAATTCCTGAAATAAGAAAAGAACATCATGAGTTGAGTGCCTCAGTGTTTTCAAGAACATCTATTGGTGGTCTTTCAAACTGTATTGCATGTCACAAGCGTGCTGATGTCGGAGTGTTTGACGACGACGAGGTAAGTATACCACGAGAATGA
- a CDS encoding ISL3 family transposase, translating into MSTSLMYHAFGLTGFDYVRQSFVAGNIIFDVRPKPKLVRCPECKSQEVVRRGSFERWLRTVPIGFKPVWLCVEAPRVECRKCGCVRRIDLKIAEPRRWYTRAFERFALALTKMMTMLDASALLGIGWDGIKSIFKRHLQRRFGNPSLSGLKYIAIDEISVRKGHKYLTLVMDLESGAIVFVGDGKGAEALDPFWKRLKRSSAMVQAVATDLSIAYISAVMTHLPGVPLVFDHFHVVKLMNDKLTEIRRKIFQELENMPGREVLKGSRWILLKNPENLNKKRNEPERLKEALRFNEPLATAYYMKEDLRQIWSQSDKAKAFVFLDDWIARATTSGIGPLVKMGNTMVKFRFGILAWYDHPISSSPMEGSNNKIKTMKRQAYGYRDKEFFKLRIMGIHESRFILTG; encoded by the coding sequence ATGTCCACGAGTTTGATGTATCACGCCTTCGGTCTGACCGGCTTCGACTATGTTCGGCAGTCGTTTGTGGCCGGGAACATTATCTTTGATGTCCGGCCCAAGCCGAAACTGGTCAGATGTCCGGAATGTAAAAGCCAAGAGGTCGTTCGACGTGGGTCATTTGAGAGGTGGCTCAGGACCGTTCCCATCGGCTTCAAACCTGTTTGGCTGTGTGTGGAGGCTCCGCGAGTAGAATGTCGGAAGTGTGGCTGTGTTCGACGAATCGACCTGAAGATTGCCGAGCCGAGGCGTTGGTACACAAGGGCTTTTGAGCGATTCGCATTGGCACTCACCAAGATGATGACCATGCTTGATGCATCTGCCTTACTCGGTATCGGGTGGGACGGAATCAAGTCCATCTTTAAACGTCACCTCCAGCGTCGTTTCGGCAATCCGTCTCTGTCCGGCCTCAAGTATATCGCCATCGATGAAATCAGCGTCCGCAAAGGGCACAAATATTTGACCCTAGTTATGGACCTTGAAAGTGGCGCAATCGTATTTGTGGGAGACGGCAAGGGCGCGGAGGCACTGGATCCATTCTGGAAGCGGCTGAAGCGTTCAAGCGCAATGGTTCAAGCGGTCGCTACAGATCTGAGTATAGCATACATCAGCGCAGTTATGACCCACCTTCCAGGTGTCCCACTGGTGTTCGATCATTTCCACGTGGTGAAGCTCATGAACGACAAACTGACAGAGATTCGACGCAAGATTTTCCAGGAGTTGGAAAACATGCCAGGGCGGGAAGTTCTCAAAGGAAGTCGCTGGATTCTATTGAAAAATCCAGAAAATCTGAATAAGAAACGCAATGAACCGGAACGATTGAAAGAAGCTCTGCGATTCAATGAGCCATTGGCCACGGCCTATTATATGAAGGAAGATCTGCGGCAAATTTGGAGTCAATCGGACAAAGCAAAAGCCTTTGTTTTCCTGGACGACTGGATTGCCCGTGCAACTACGTCAGGGATCGGCCCACTGGTGAAGATGGGCAATACCATGGTAAAATTCAGGTTCGGCATTCTGGCTTGGTATGATCATCCCATTTCGTCAAGCCCGATGGAAGGCTCCAATAACAAGATCAAAACCATGAAACGGCAGGCCTACGGCTACCGGGACAAGGAGTTCTTTAAACTCAGAATCATGGGCATCCATGAGTCCCGGTTTATCCTGACGGGGTGA
- a CDS encoding cytochrome ubiquinol oxidase subunit I has protein sequence MDVLMLSRLQFAAATMFHFLFVPLTLGLSVLIACMETAYVRTGNKTYQKMAKFWGKIFLVNFALGVVTGITLEFQFGTNWSRYSAYVGDIFGSLLAIEATAAFFLESTFVGVWHFGWDKLSPKAHAIVAWLIAGASNLSAIWILLANGFMQAPTGYVIRNGRAELTDFFAVITNPFGWYEFFHVIPAALCLGGFFIMGVAAWHLIRESHVEFFQKSFAIGAAVALIFSVVTAVEGHFHGNHMSQVQPAKLAAMESHWETQRNAPLNLLVIPGEDGNLVEALPIPGALSFLAYNDVNAEVKGLNDFPKEDRPPVVLTFLGFRIMVGIGTIMPILALFGWIMRNRLNDFPLYLKILPWFIPMPYIAIQAGWVLAEVGRQPWIVYGLMRTSDAVSPVTTGTVAFSLILMSILYTLLGAAGIWLMIRLAKKGPEDHTPIQIQAG, from the coding sequence ATGGATGTGCTGATGCTTTCGCGGCTGCAATTCGCGGCGGCAACCATGTTTCATTTTCTTTTTGTTCCGCTGACGCTCGGGCTCTCGGTGCTCATCGCCTGCATGGAGACCGCCTATGTGCGCACGGGCAACAAGACGTACCAGAAGATGGCCAAATTCTGGGGCAAGATCTTTCTGGTCAACTTCGCGCTCGGCGTGGTCACCGGTATCACCCTGGAGTTTCAGTTCGGCACCAACTGGTCGCGCTACTCGGCCTATGTTGGCGACATTTTCGGCTCGCTGCTGGCCATCGAGGCCACGGCGGCCTTCTTCCTCGAATCCACCTTTGTCGGCGTGTGGCACTTCGGCTGGGACAAGCTCTCGCCCAAAGCCCACGCCATCGTGGCCTGGCTCATCGCCGGAGCCTCCAATCTCTCGGCCATCTGGATTCTCCTCGCCAACGGCTTCATGCAGGCCCCGACCGGCTACGTCATCCGCAATGGCCGGGCCGAGCTGACCGATTTCTTCGCAGTGATAACCAACCCCTTCGGCTGGTATGAGTTCTTCCACGTCATCCCGGCAGCCCTGTGTCTGGGCGGCTTCTTCATCATGGGCGTTGCCGCGTGGCACCTCATTCGCGAGAGCCATGTGGAGTTCTTCCAGAAGTCATTCGCCATAGGCGCAGCCGTGGCCCTGATCTTCTCCGTGGTCACCGCGGTGGAGGGCCACTTCCACGGCAACCACATGTCCCAGGTCCAACCCGCCAAGCTGGCGGCCATGGAATCCCACTGGGAAACGCAGCGCAACGCGCCGCTCAACCTGCTGGTCATCCCGGGCGAGGACGGCAATCTGGTGGAGGCCCTGCCCATCCCCGGCGCCCTGAGCTTCCTGGCCTACAATGACGTCAACGCCGAGGTGAAAGGGCTCAACGACTTTCCCAAGGAAGACCGCCCGCCCGTCGTCCTGACCTTCCTCGGCTTCCGGATCATGGTCGGCATCGGCACCATCATGCCCATCCTGGCCCTGTTCGGATGGATCATGCGCAACAGGCTCAACGACTTCCCGCTCTACCTGAAGATACTCCCCTGGTTCATCCCCATGCCCTATATCGCCATCCAGGCGGGCTGGGTGCTGGCCGAGGTCGGTCGCCAGCCATGGATCGTCTACGGACTGATGCGCACCTCCGATGCAGTCTCGCCGGTCACCACCGGCACGGTCGCCTTCTCGCTCATCCTGATGAGCATCCTGTACACGCTGCTCGGCGCGGCAGGCATCTGGCTGATGATCCGTCTGGCCAAGAAGGGACCGGAAGACCACACGCCCATCCAGATTCAGGCCGGGTAA
- a CDS encoding ATP-dependent 6-phosphofructokinase translates to MKTCPEEIVNPAETVVDTVGEAKIRNPISLGRFVDEDEAVLVHISRGKVEKPGKGKKCGRAYFEPAGPRSKVYYDTSKTKCAVVTCGGLCPGLNDVIRAIVMTACHEYRVPSVLGIRYGLAGFIPEQGYDVVELTPAYVSRIHEFGGTALGSSRGPQDPEAIVDALERMNVSILFMIGGDGTMRAASAVIREITKRRLSIAVVGLPKTIDNDINFASPSFGFDTAVQTATIAIKGAHVEATGAPWGIGMVKVMGRHAGFIAAQCALACQEVNFVLVPEAPFDLHGEHGFLAALETRMKRRNNAVIVVAEGAGQDLLDATSRTDASDNTALGDIAVLLKREITAHFAAQNIDVTLKYIDPSYIIRSVPANANDRIYCSFLGINAVHAAMSGRTNVVISRWNGRYVHIPIDLVTRGKKRIITDSNYWRAVLESTGQPAAMRKE, encoded by the coding sequence ATGAAAACCTGCCCGGAAGAAATCGTCAACCCCGCTGAAACCGTCGTAGACACCGTGGGCGAGGCCAAGATCCGCAACCCAATCAGCCTTGGCCGGTTCGTGGACGAAGACGAGGCCGTGCTCGTCCACATCTCGCGCGGCAAAGTGGAAAAGCCCGGCAAGGGCAAGAAGTGCGGGCGCGCCTATTTCGAGCCTGCCGGGCCGCGGAGCAAGGTCTATTACGACACCAGCAAGACCAAGTGCGCGGTGGTCACCTGCGGCGGCCTGTGCCCCGGCCTCAATGATGTCATCCGGGCCATTGTCATGACCGCCTGCCACGAGTACCGCGTGCCCTCGGTGCTCGGCATCCGCTACGGACTGGCCGGGTTCATCCCGGAGCAGGGGTATGATGTGGTGGAACTGACCCCGGCCTATGTCAGCCGCATCCACGAATTCGGCGGCACCGCCCTGGGCAGCTCGCGCGGGCCGCAGGACCCGGAGGCCATTGTGGACGCGCTTGAGCGCATGAACGTCTCCATCCTGTTCATGATCGGCGGGGACGGCACCATGCGCGCGGCCAGCGCCGTGATCCGGGAGATCACCAAGCGCCGCCTCTCCATCGCCGTGGTCGGCCTGCCCAAGACCATCGACAACGACATCAATTTCGCCTCGCCCTCCTTTGGCTTCGACACCGCGGTGCAGACCGCCACCATCGCCATCAAGGGCGCGCATGTGGAGGCCACGGGCGCGCCCTGGGGCATCGGCATGGTCAAGGTCATGGGCCGCCACGCGGGCTTCATCGCGGCCCAGTGCGCCCTGGCCTGCCAGGAGGTCAACTTCGTGCTCGTCCCGGAAGCCCCCTTTGACCTGCATGGCGAACACGGATTCCTGGCCGCCCTTGAAACCCGCATGAAACGGCGCAACAACGCGGTCATCGTGGTGGCCGAGGGCGCGGGCCAGGATCTGCTCGACGCGACCAGCAGGACCGACGCCTCGGACAACACCGCACTGGGGGACATAGCCGTGCTGCTCAAGCGCGAGATCACCGCCCACTTCGCAGCCCAGAACATCGACGTCACCCTCAAATACATCGATCCGAGCTACATCATCCGCTCGGTCCCTGCCAACGCCAATGACCGCATCTACTGCTCGTTCCTGGGCATCAATGCGGTCCATGCCGCCATGTCAGGCCGCACCAATGTGGTCATCTCGCGCTGGAACGGGCGCTACGTCCACATCCCCATCGACCTCGTGACCAGGGGCAAGAAACGGATCATCACCGACTCCAACTACTGGCGCGCAGTGCTTGAATCCACGGGCCAGCCTGCCGCCATGCGCAAGGAGTGA
- a CDS encoding Hsp20/alpha crystallin family protein: protein MGKLNAPPWAGMADMEVRTTGGHGVAARCWSPVADVMERADGFVITVELPGMTLDDVAVELRGSDLWVYGTTPADGCGAVVRHHAVERPRGPFARRFALAGLLVCSEVGPGSGQATGQNVSAVLKDGLLTVTLKKVRPVRRSIRID from the coding sequence ATGGGCAAACTGAATGCGCCGCCCTGGGCGGGCATGGCGGACATGGAGGTCCGGACCACCGGCGGCCACGGGGTTGCGGCCCGCTGCTGGTCGCCCGTGGCGGACGTGATGGAGCGCGCCGACGGGTTCGTCATCACGGTCGAGCTGCCGGGAATGACCCTTGACGACGTGGCCGTGGAGCTTCGCGGGAGCGACTTGTGGGTCTACGGGACCACGCCGGCGGACGGCTGCGGCGCGGTGGTCCGACATCACGCGGTGGAGCGGCCCAGAGGGCCTTTCGCCCGGCGGTTCGCCCTGGCCGGCCTTCTGGTCTGTTCCGAGGTCGGTCCGGGTTCCGGCCAGGCCACCGGGCAGAACGTCAGCGCCGTGCTCAAGGATGGCCTGCTCACCGTGACCCTGAAAAAGGTCCGGCCCGTGCGCCGGTCCATCCGCATCGACTGA
- a CDS encoding trypsin-like peptidase domain-containing protein: MGRFASCFLFAALLACLAAAPAAGQSPAQAPDGLDERRTPVVRAVQATSPSVVNITVVRQAQVGARSPFGDPFLDRFFNEFYGQQPRESQSLGSGVIIDGPRRLVLTNAHVIASGGEITVRLLDGREFLADLVGSDPDFDLAVLALRDGAGLPQVVMGDSDDIFIGETVIAIGNPFGYSHTVTTGVVSALNRPMATEQGAFGSFIQTDAAINPGNSGGPLLNIHGQLIGITTAIRAGAEGIGFAIPVNKAKFVVRELLDTGHVAPIWLGIFGQDVDQATARYFKLKNLKGMLVAEVHAGTPADTAGIRPGDIILAFNGREVAGKDDYLTRLFGITRSETVVLAVQRDGARRELTFKPQPLDKAKALELVRTRWGFELADRQGGGAEVTVVRPGSAAAQLGLQPGDVIHQIGSRRLASGIDLLNAFLRNRMQKTVLMRVQRGRGLYYVRLTL, encoded by the coding sequence ATGGGCCGTTTCGCCAGCTGTTTCCTCTTTGCGGCCCTGCTCGCCTGTCTGGCCGCTGCCCCGGCTGCGGGCCAGTCGCCTGCTCAGGCACCCGACGGTCTCGACGAGCGGCGCACCCCGGTGGTCAGGGCCGTGCAGGCCACCAGCCCGTCGGTGGTCAACATCACCGTGGTCCGGCAGGCCCAGGTCGGGGCGCGCTCGCCCTTTGGCGATCCCTTTCTTGACCGCTTCTTCAACGAGTTCTACGGGCAACAACCCCGCGAGTCGCAGAGCCTCGGCTCCGGCGTGATCATCGACGGGCCCAGGAGGCTGGTGCTGACCAACGCCCATGTCATTGCCAGCGGCGGCGAGATCACCGTGCGCCTGCTCGACGGGCGCGAGTTCCTGGCCGACCTCGTGGGCTCGGACCCGGATTTTGATCTGGCCGTGCTTGCGCTGCGCGACGGAGCCGGGCTGCCACAGGTGGTCATGGGCGATTCCGACGACATCTTCATCGGCGAGACCGTCATCGCCATCGGCAACCCGTTCGGCTACTCCCACACCGTGACCACGGGCGTGGTCTCGGCCCTGAACCGGCCCATGGCCACCGAGCAAGGCGCGTTTGGCAGCTTCATCCAGACCGACGCGGCCATCAACCCCGGCAACTCGGGCGGGCCGCTGCTCAACATTCACGGCCAGCTCATCGGCATCACCACCGCCATCCGGGCCGGGGCTGAGGGCATCGGCTTTGCCATCCCAGTGAACAAGGCCAAGTTCGTGGTCCGCGAGCTGCTTGATACGGGCCACGTGGCCCCCATCTGGCTCGGTATCTTTGGCCAGGATGTGGATCAGGCCACGGCGCGCTATTTCAAGCTCAAGAATCTCAAGGGCATGCTCGTGGCCGAGGTCCACGCCGGAACCCCGGCGGACACGGCGGGCATCAGGCCGGGCGACATCATCCTGGCCTTCAATGGCCGCGAGGTGGCGGGCAAGGACGACTACCTGACCCGGCTCTTTGGCATCACCCGCAGCGAGACAGTGGTCCTGGCCGTCCAGCGTGACGGCGCGCGGCGCGAGCTGACCTTCAAGCCCCAACCACTGGACAAGGCCAAGGCCCTGGAGCTGGTGCGCACGCGCTGGGGATTCGAGCTGGCCGACCGCCAGGGCGGCGGGGCCGAGGTGACCGTGGTCCGGCCCGGCAGCGCGGCGGCGCAGCTGGGGTTGCAGCCCGGCGATGTCATCCACCAGATCGGCAGCCGGCGGCTGGCCTCGGGCATCGACCTGCTCAACGCCTTTTTGCGCAACAGGATGCAAAAGACCGTGCTCATGCGCGTCCAGCGCGGTCGCGGTCTGTACTACGTCCGGCTGACTCTTTAG
- a CDS encoding class I SAM-dependent methyltransferase codes for MQDHRRYWTERGGRKTFTTPFRMDVFKEHVARDARVLDFGCGYGRTLAELAGEGYADLTGIDFSDTLIERGRAENPGLNLLAYPGGPLPFADNAFDAALMLGVFTCIIETRAQVEALLELKRVLRPGGLLYVNDFLLNRDRRNLDRYMSGQEKYGVYGVFDVDDGGVMRHHDRSHMEALFFDFEPLLFEETVFETMHGHISQGFCALMLLPA; via the coding sequence ATGCAGGACCACCGAAGATACTGGACGGAGCGGGGAGGGCGCAAGACCTTCACCACGCCGTTCAGGATGGACGTTTTCAAGGAACATGTGGCCAGGGACGCGCGCGTGCTCGACTTTGGCTGCGGCTACGGACGGACCCTGGCCGAGCTGGCCGGGGAGGGCTACGCCGACCTGACGGGCATCGATTTTTCCGACACGCTCATTGAGCGTGGCCGGGCCGAGAATCCCGGCCTCAACCTCCTCGCCTATCCGGGCGGGCCGCTCCCCTTCGCAGACAACGCCTTTGACGCGGCCCTGATGCTCGGCGTGTTCACCTGCATCATCGAGACCCGTGCGCAGGTCGAAGCCCTGCTGGAACTCAAGCGGGTGCTCAGACCCGGCGGGCTGCTCTATGTCAACGACTTCCTGCTCAACCGCGACAGGCGCAACCTCGACCGCTACATGAGCGGCCAGGAGAAGTACGGCGTGTACGGCGTGTTTGACGTGGACGACGGCGGGGTCATGCGCCACCACGACCGCAGCCACATGGAGGCCCTGTTCTTTGACTTCGAGCCCCTGCTCTTCGAGGAGACGGTCTTCGAGACCATGCACGGCCATATCTCCCAGGGGTTCTGCGCCCTCATGCTCCTGCCCGCCTGA
- a CDS encoding zinc metalloprotease HtpX → MTSQIKTVLLLGLLTGLLMILGGLMGGRGGLVLAFGLAMVMNVASYWYSDKIVLKMYKARDLSRGDAPHIHAVVEEMAARAGIPKPRIVLIPQDAPNAFATGRNPDNAVVAVTRGIVRILNPDELKGVLGHELGHIANRDILIQTIAAVLAGAIVFIATMLQWTAIFGIGRDNEERGNPIAALAMAFLAPVAAGLIQMAISRSREYLADDTGARLCGNPLHLAGALGKLDAAAGTIPLEGNPATENMFIVSPFRGRGASSLFSTHPPTAERIARLRAMVGQGR, encoded by the coding sequence ATGACAAGCCAGATCAAGACCGTACTGCTTCTGGGCCTGTTGACGGGCCTGCTCATGATTCTCGGCGGCCTCATGGGGGGCCGGGGAGGTCTGGTGCTCGCCTTTGGCCTGGCCATGGTCATGAATGTGGCCAGCTACTGGTACTCGGACAAGATCGTCCTGAAGATGTACAAGGCGCGCGATCTCTCACGGGGCGACGCGCCCCACATCCACGCCGTGGTCGAGGAGATGGCCGCCAGGGCGGGCATCCCCAAGCCGCGCATCGTGCTCATCCCCCAGGACGCGCCCAACGCCTTTGCCACGGGCCGCAACCCGGACAACGCCGTGGTGGCCGTGACGCGCGGCATCGTGCGCATCCTCAACCCCGACGAGCTCAAGGGCGTGCTCGGTCACGAGCTGGGCCACATCGCCAACCGCGACATCCTCATCCAGACCATTGCCGCAGTCCTGGCCGGGGCCATTGTCTTCATCGCCACCATGCTCCAGTGGACAGCCATTTTCGGCATTGGGCGCGACAACGAGGAACGCGGCAACCCCATCGCGGCCCTGGCCATGGCCTTTCTCGCGCCCGTGGCCGCAGGCCTGATCCAGATGGCCATCTCGCGCTCGCGCGAGTATCTGGCCGACGACACCGGGGCGCGGCTGTGCGGCAATCCCCTGCACCTGGCCGGGGCGCTGGGCAAGCTCGACGCCGCAGCAGGGACCATCCCCCTTGAGGGCAACCCGGCCACCGAGAACATGTTCATCGTCAGTCCTTTCAGGGGGCGGGGCGCGTCCTCGCTCTTTTCCACCCATCCGCCCACGGCAGAGCGCATCGCCCGGCTGCGGGCCATGGTCGGGCAAGGGCGCTAG